Proteins from a genomic interval of Crassostrea angulata isolate pt1a10 chromosome 7, ASM2561291v2, whole genome shotgun sequence:
- the LOC128155458 gene encoding uncharacterized protein LOC128155458: MSSGGARPKKSSHRYPSSVDRSVLPDELQNNFYPDVLLIYSQEDEKLAQSFLTETRNKMKDHNYIVAGYLDKQVWVNHADGLPDYKRCSAFMYLFTGKKSVKYYLEVTKHGHLGDLLYEEKFIPVLTEPEGDLDLPMSATVSCPLRFYKQQTSDWAPAIKEFLKKHAKIRKEKEREHKKKEQAFLDSIETDAPVTFTNEPTIILKSKFTIIGDGGNITMNKYSRDEKEPSMSQQYQNEFHGNPLKKGESIGSPEVVDELGPQIRDSRGSSQTPWHLPVSFEGKHNSYQSFQNRSSTQVEDFSLRREATLNDRPLSGSLNDVASNEMKQCSPTCNNRPVAREIPTEASFPDLPSISSMASQKPSNSDVYRSRGAPIECENRPSPKEVCCTMFSFSNIPDSYGPPSETNIPIPNQQKRHTHAECVENIASHDSLQSVLPGEGLSLGSLQDSD, translated from the exons ATGTCCTCCGGGGGAGCAAGACCTAAAAAGAGTt CTCATAGATACCCATCGTCTGTAGATCGTTCCGTTCTTCCTGATGAACTTCAGAACAATTTCTATCCTGATGTCTTACTTATTTATTCGCAAGAAGATGAAAAACTTGCACAATCATTCCTTACTGAAACCCGAAACAAAATGAAGGATCATAATTACATTGTTGCTGGTTATTTAGACAAACAGGTATGGGTGAACCATGCAGATGGACTTCCGGACTATAAAAGATGTTCTGCTTTTATGTATTTATTCACAGGGAAGAAATCTGTGAAGTACTATCTCGAGGTAACAAAACATGGTCATCTAGGAGATCTTTTGTACGAGGAAAAATTCATACCAGTGTTAACAGAACCCGAGGGAGACTTGGATCTCCCAATGTCCGCTACTGTTTCCTGTCCTCTGAGGTTCTATAAACAACAGACGTCAGATTGGGCGCCCGCTATTAAAGAGTTTCTAAAGAAACACGCAAAAATCCGAAAAGAAAAGGAGAGGGAACATAAGAAAAAGGAACAGGCTTTTCTGGACAGTATAGAGACTGATGCACCCGTAACATTCACAAATGAACCAACGATTATACTAAAGTCTAAGTTTACCATTATTGGAGACGGTGGCAATATcacaatgaataaatattcACGTGACGAGAAGGAGCCCTCCATGTCACAACAATACCAGAATGAATTTCATGGTAATCCTTTAAAGAAAGGAGAAAGTATTGGGTCTCCGGAGGTTGTCGATGAATTAGGACCACAAATACGGGACTCAAGAGGCAGCAGCCAAACGCCTTGGCACTTACCGGTGTCTTTTGAAGGCAAACATAACAGCTATCAAAGCTTTCAAAATAGATCAAGCACTCAAGTTGAAGACTTTTCTCTTAGACGCGAAGCCACATTAAATGATAGGCCGTTATCGGGTAGTTTGAATGACGTTGCTTCGAATGAGATGAAACAGTGCTCACCTACATGTAACAATCGTCCAGTTGCAAGAGAAATTCCTACGGAGGCGTCTTTTCCAGACCTCCCATCTATTAGCAGCATGGCGAGTCAAAAGCCGAGCAACAGTGACGTCTATAGGAGCAGAGGCGCTCCGATCGAATGCGAAAATCGCCCGAGTCCTAAAGAAGTTTGTTGTACAATGTTTTCGTTTTCTAACATTCCTGACTCGTATGGACCACCATCGGAGACCAACATCCCAATACCCAATCAACAAAAACGACATACCCATGCGGAATGCGTGGAAAACATAGCATCACATGATTCTTTGCAATCCGTTTTGCCAGGAGAGGGGTTGAGTCTTGGTTCATTGCAGGACAGTGATTGA